From the Trifolium pratense cultivar HEN17-A07 linkage group LG4, ARS_RC_1.1, whole genome shotgun sequence genome, the window aaaacaaaacaacatggCAAACACATTCCCAAACTATCGGGAACTCGGCAGCGGATTAACACCATTCAATTTAAGGAGGATCGAAAcaagctctcgataccatgttagaataagagatacacaaatagtaggaaaagagaaagacggctagagtttcaatagaataccaatagcaTAACATTACAAAAGGTTATtggagagaatatataataaaacctaatggactctaaactaataggcccaataacatagactattattttattatctaacaataCCTACCATCAAAAGATCATGCAACAAATAATGAGAAAGACTTGAAAATGAAATAcaagaaaaaagaatgaaaattatGTAATTAACTTACCAATTCCACAACAACCAAAGAGCTTCTCCAAAGCCAAAGCCAATTCCAAGTATCCCTTATGCAAACCAAGATCAATCTTACGCAAGTAAGGAGCTCCATCCATGCTAACCTTCATATACATTTTTGAACCTTCATTCATGTTCTTCTTTCGGTACGAACACACCGGAGGCCACCCAACAACTTGATTCTTCTTCTCTATAATTTTCCGATCACCCGAACCTCCATTTTCCTCCCCGACACCACCGTCAATCTCGGAAAACATCCTCTTCTTCTCATTCTTTTGCGGTTCACCACATGGCAAACCCAACCTTAGCTCAGTTATTTCAAGTCCAAGACCTTCtcttgccatttttttttttttggcaaagtTTTTTTCTTAAGAGTTGGAATATATTTGATGAaggatcaatatttttttttgaatatgtaagaaaataagtgcttatgatgttatatatatataaagacttaaacacacacaaagtgaaTGGAAAAGGACTTGGTGGGAGCAAAGACAGGTCAAGTAAGAGGAAATGGTCGGTCACATGAGAAACAATTGTGGGGACAAAAGTTGTCTCCTCCTAAAACACCCAACAGAAGCCAGCACCATAATAAGTTGGATATGGGACATATCGAACGATTTATGCTTCCTTTGTGGATATTTTAGATTTGATCATGGCCGTTTGATTAGATGACTTAGGAACATGCCATGTGATTTGCTTGATTAAGGGGTCTCTTtgcaataaataattataccaAGTGAGAGAGGGTTAGATGAACAATTGTGTaatgtatttatttaattaatgttactAAGGCttctcttatattttataaataatcatGATCTATTTTCCTTCAAAACTATATAATGACCTatacttatttaaatttacttattcaaaagaaaacatattgaagaataataattttcattttttgttttgtatagtGGCTACACTCGCACATTATACATGTAGAGAAGTGAGGAATTCAAACCTCAGCCATCCAATAGTATCTCTTGTAATTACCAACTGAGTTACCTTAATGAGATAGAATAataatgattttctttttttttaacaaagaataataattatctttatatgtcCATAAATTTAACCATTTAATCATGCATGAGATGTGAGTAAGTTGTaagaaatattaatttatgataGAAATTAAAATTCTCCAATTCAAATGCATCGCCCTCTATTTaatatgactttttttaattatgaatatattataaaaaatatttaagttgATCGATAACCTAATTTTCTATCAACCTGCTTAATCACAtataacattataattaatctagttaaatagataattaattaatttatatcaCACTCAAATAGTAAAAATCTATGGTTAATTAGTTGATCGATAACCACAATTTTAATCTAAATTGAATTAGTCATCGATCTATTCAACTGAATTAACCATATTTTTCTCAACGAGATACAATCATTACTCACTCATATATTATAGAGATGAAATTTGATATGTAGTATATGTCTGTATACATGGACTATATGGATAGTATATGTCAATTAGACCATGAGGACAAATTAATGCCATGCCATATACAATGTGATACTTTTGAATATATGATATGGGGCATATATATGCATGCATGCATTATGTTGATGGTGTTGCAAGGAATTGAAATGAAATGAGCAAGTGGGACCCTAAGGAAATTCGTTGTGAGCTGTGAATGATCGCATTAAACCATTTGAGTCAAACTAGACAATCCTTAGAACCATGAATCAGAGACactcatcaaatcaaattaagTTACAAACGCGTATCCAAAATATTTGAGAACTACAGCTTGATGCAAGCAAGACCATAGAAGATCCTACCTATCGCTAATTCAAATATAGAATCTCCTTAAGATATCATAACAAATATATAGATGTCGCCAACGCTATAGATTCAGAGACATAAATACTAAAGACAAAATTGGAGAAATGATCTAAATAAATGTTATTTAACCCATACGAAATTTGGACATGatttagaaattcaaattttgagtcGTCTATAACAAGaagaaatttaattttggaAAGTATATAGAGTTGGATAAACACTTCGAATATAACAAtctttttacatatttttagGATTTTTTAATCAATATGATACTTAAACATATGAAGAGGGTCCAAACCAAAAGACTAGTTTATACGAGATTCCTAACCTTCTCTCACACTCTCCTAAATATCACTCTCCCTTCCTTAGAGATCAAGAACTAGAAAGGTTTAAGACATTGTATTACAAcacttaattaaaataaaactaaaactaTTACATTAACATAATTCCTCCTTAATTAGTTTAATGCAAATGGTATTCAAATCATGTCTTCGTATAGTTTTTAATATTGATGTTAACCATTTAGGAGCACACTATATGTCAGTTTGGATTCCATGTAGTAGAAGGAGTGGACAGAAATGTATAAAAGAGGAAACCTCAGTAAGCTTTAATTCCCCAAACGGCAAACATATATTGTAATGTTCGGTTAAGGATCAGTTATTATACTAGTACTAGAAAAAAATTACGATTAATTAAGATTCGTATCCACTTACACTAATTGAGATATTATGTCATGTGGCGTATTGAAATTCGTATTCGATTCAATatctattaattaataattagtgCTAATAAGTGAGAAATCAATCATGTGTAACAACCAAACTTTTAACCAAACTATAAATTACTCCATTCGGTCCTTATaagaaataaaagtaaaaatattttgttctttttcataACAAATTTTGGATTTGACCAAATTTTATATGTATTCAATGCTTAATCTTATTTatgcttttatttattatgagagaaaatattaaaagtaaGTTTGTGGAATTAAGAGTGATTAAATGGAAGTatttatggaataaatttaaatttatataagtattaaatgaaaataactatttacAATGTGTTGTCTTTATCTTAGTGATTTTTacattttgtttcttataaaaaagaccggagGACGGAGGAGTATACTTCATCCATCcgattttaattaattatgcaaAATGTTAACGTGTACAATAAGGACAAATGTTAAGGGGAGtctattataaaattattttttttgtaattgtgTAATcgagcttttttttttacgcaaaggtaatcaagatttttaacattaaatttcttgcattatttaatgttatatttttttaactagcTAGTTTATCATCTGCCCTAACATGTGCCCTTCGGGCACGTGTTATACACATGCCCTTTAATTATATTATCAAACCAAGTTTGAAAACAATAGACACATCTACAAAAGCACCCCTGAATTCTTCTGGGGATGTCCAGCCATTCTTTCGGCTATGctaaaataatacaattataTA encodes:
- the LOC123921602 gene encoding auxin-induced protein IAA6 isoform X1, producing MAREGLGLEITELRLGLPCGEPQKNEKKRMFSEIDGGVGEENGGSGDRKIIEKKNQVVGWPPVCSYRKKNMNEGSKMYMKVSMDGAPYLRKIDLGLHKGYLELALALEKLFGCCGIEEALKDAENCEHVPIYEDKDGDWMLVGDVPWEMFIESCKRLRIMKRSDAKGFGLQPKGSLKRFI
- the LOC123921602 gene encoding auxin-induced protein IAA6 isoform X2, producing MAREGLGLEITELRLGLPCGEPQKNEKKRMFSEIDGGVGEENGGSGDRKIIEKKNQVVGWPPVCSYRKKNMNEGSKMYMKVSMDGAPYLRKIDLGLHKGYLELALALEKLFGCCGIEALKDAENCEHVPIYEDKDGDWMLVGDVPWEMFIESCKRLRIMKRSDAKGFGLQPKGSLKRFI